The following coding sequences are from one Aerosakkonema funiforme FACHB-1375 window:
- the trxA gene encoding thioredoxin: protein MSSTIAITDSEFETQVLKATQPVLVYFWASWCGPCRLMTPLINSAAQTYSDRLKVVKMEVDPNPTTVAKYKVEGVPALRLFKNGELIGSVEGIDSKQKITQLLESHL, encoded by the coding sequence ATGAGCAGCACGATCGCAATTACCGATTCCGAATTTGAAACTCAAGTCCTGAAAGCAACACAGCCAGTGTTAGTATACTTCTGGGCTTCTTGGTGTGGCCCTTGCCGTCTGATGACCCCGTTAATTAACTCAGCAGCGCAAACTTATAGCGATCGCCTCAAGGTGGTCAAAATGGAGGTAGATCCCAATCCGACTACTGTGGCAAAGTATAAGGTCGAAGGCGTTCCCGCATTGAGACTGTTTAAAAATGGCGAATTGATCGGGTCTGTTGAGGGCATCGATAGCAAACAGAAAATCACCCAGTTACTGGAATCCCACCTGTAA
- a CDS encoding LL-diaminopimelate aminotransferase, with product MQFAKRLEPLQFNVFADMDRAKASSVAGGKELIDLSLGSSDLPAATHVINAIAQSLQDPSTHGYLLFRSTKDFRVAAATWYTQKFGIPVDPETEVLPLIGSQEGTAHLPLAVLNPGDFALLLDPGYPSHMGGVYLASGQIYPMPLRAENGFLPIFEEVPEAVLAQAKMMVLSYPHNPTAAIAPLSFFQTAVAFCQQHNLVLVHDFPYADLVFEDTSAPSILQADPEKSVSIEFFTLSKSYNMGGFRIGYAIGNPKLIQALRQVKAAVDFNQYGGILNGAIAALSGPQEGVKAAVATFRNRRDAFVKALNNIGWLVPTPRATMYVWAKLPAPWTENSIGFCTQLVEATGVAVSPGAGFGKSGEGYVRFALVHEPPVLEVAVKRMDEFLRVRSPA from the coding sequence ATGCAATTTGCTAAACGTTTAGAACCCCTACAATTTAATGTTTTCGCAGATATGGATCGGGCGAAAGCATCATCAGTAGCAGGAGGAAAGGAATTAATTGACCTGTCGCTGGGATCTTCGGATTTGCCAGCAGCAACCCACGTCATCAATGCGATCGCTCAATCCTTACAAGACCCCAGCACCCACGGTTACTTACTGTTTCGCAGCACGAAAGATTTTCGGGTTGCTGCTGCTACCTGGTATACTCAAAAATTTGGTATCCCGGTTGACCCGGAAACTGAAGTGCTGCCGCTGATCGGTTCTCAGGAAGGAACGGCCCATTTGCCCTTGGCAGTTCTCAATCCAGGAGATTTTGCGCTGCTATTAGACCCAGGCTATCCTTCGCATATGGGTGGGGTCTACCTCGCCAGCGGTCAGATCTACCCTATGCCCCTACGGGCAGAAAATGGGTTTTTGCCTATATTTGAGGAGGTGCCAGAAGCAGTTTTAGCACAGGCAAAAATGATGGTGCTAAGTTATCCCCATAACCCTACTGCGGCGATCGCACCGCTGTCTTTTTTCCAAACAGCTGTTGCCTTTTGCCAACAGCACAATCTTGTGTTGGTTCACGATTTTCCCTACGCCGATTTAGTTTTTGAGGATACATCGGCACCTTCGATACTGCAAGCCGATCCTGAAAAAAGTGTTTCGATCGAGTTCTTCACTCTTTCCAAGTCTTATAATATGGGTGGTTTTCGCATCGGTTATGCTATCGGCAATCCAAAGCTGATTCAGGCGTTGCGGCAGGTAAAAGCGGCTGTTGATTTTAATCAGTATGGAGGTATCCTTAACGGCGCGATCGCGGCCTTAAGTGGCCCTCAAGAAGGAGTCAAAGCTGCCGTTGCCACTTTCCGAAATCGGCGAGATGCTTTCGTCAAAGCTTTAAATAATATTGGCTGGCTGGTTCCGACACCAAGAGCCACAATGTATGTATGGGCCAAATTACCCGCACCTTGGACGGAAAATTCGATCGGATTTTGCACTCAGCTCGTGGAAGCTACGGGTGTTGCCGTTTCTCCCGGTGCTGGGTTTGGTAAATCTGGGGAAGGGTATGTCCGTTTTGCTCTAGTACACGAACCGCCAGTTCTGGAAGTTGCGGTGAAGCGAATGGATGAATTCTTGCGTGTGCGATCGCCAGCCTAA
- a CDS encoding NF038130 family PEP-CTERM protein has translation MLQTIKRIAIGASMVAGVSALATAPASAASLTNATIGGSAASDYLVYGVSGSQTVEIPNTPANVQAVLDGNAASPTGNVELRASTEKGTFTGIDFLKNTTLTGNIAGKSLTLSSLTATDWFGASLNTTYGANNLANKWFNEFITKAGYGVFVGTGVATSYFNAFLGMGGFQASSDPNISYVNQNDDTGLISIGLAGHNDLKAAYASNPKYAAFASFLPSGFQASEVVKYTYEGKTDYLYSFNATNSGLVNTDGFSHNGNYEVSFQGVKVPEPSTMLGLMAVGGLFATSKRKSQKTA, from the coding sequence ATGCTTCAGACTATTAAACGTATTGCTATCGGTGCTTCAATGGTCGCAGGTGTGAGCGCACTAGCCACCGCCCCAGCATCCGCCGCATCCCTCACAAATGCCACAATTGGCGGAAGTGCAGCTAGCGATTATTTAGTGTACGGTGTCTCCGGGAGTCAAACCGTTGAGATTCCAAATACTCCGGCAAACGTACAAGCCGTTCTCGACGGTAATGCCGCCAGTCCCACAGGTAACGTAGAATTGAGAGCCAGTACAGAGAAAGGGACTTTTACTGGTATCGATTTTCTAAAGAACACCACCTTGACAGGTAATATTGCTGGCAAGTCACTCACTCTTAGCAGTCTCACGGCAACTGACTGGTTTGGAGCAAGTCTGAATACGACATACGGCGCGAACAACCTTGCTAACAAGTGGTTTAACGAGTTCATCACCAAAGCTGGTTATGGTGTATTCGTAGGAACTGGTGTTGCAACTAGTTACTTTAATGCCTTTTTGGGTATGGGGGGATTCCAAGCAAGCAGCGACCCCAACATCTCCTACGTCAACCAAAATGATGATACTGGCCTAATTAGTATTGGGTTGGCAGGTCACAACGATTTAAAAGCTGCCTATGCTAGTAATCCCAAATATGCAGCATTTGCATCTTTTTTACCAAGTGGATTCCAAGCAAGCGAAGTAGTCAAGTATACTTACGAAGGCAAGACTGACTATCTCTACAGCTTCAACGCTACCAATTCGGGTCTGGTTAACACGGATGGATTCTCTCACAACGGTAACTACGAAGTATCTTTTCAGGGAGTAAAAGTGCCCGAACCATCCACAATGCTTGGTTTGATGGCTGTGGGTGGGTTGTTTGCCACCAGCAAGCGCAAGTCACAAAAAACCGCCTAA
- a CDS encoding response regulator yields MLKIQQIPLAQSGEQILADRILLVEDHEVNRRLLSDYLCYLGYQVLCLAEGSTFFQAMSKFRPQLVLLDLKLPGVDGYTILQEIREIPDWHQVPVIVVSAYAFKADQQRALSLGATRYFVKPVNLSHLRQAIQEELRDRPI; encoded by the coding sequence ATGCTGAAAATACAGCAAATCCCGCTTGCTCAGTCAGGAGAGCAAATTTTGGCCGATCGAATTTTACTCGTTGAAGACCACGAGGTAAATCGTCGCTTGCTGAGCGACTACCTCTGTTATCTCGGATACCAGGTTTTGTGCCTTGCCGAAGGCAGCACCTTTTTTCAGGCGATGTCCAAGTTTCGGCCTCAGCTAGTTTTATTAGACTTGAAGTTACCAGGAGTTGATGGATATACCATACTCCAAGAAATCCGGGAGATACCGGACTGGCATCAAGTACCTGTGATCGTCGTCTCGGCGTATGCTTTTAAAGCCGATCAACAACGCGCTCTCAGTTTGGGAGCTACAAGGTACTTCGTTAAACCAGTAAATCTTTCTCATTTGCGACAGGCAATTCAAGAAGAATTACGCGATCGACCTATATAA